Below is a genomic region from Brassica oleracea var. oleracea cultivar TO1000 chromosome C9, BOL, whole genome shotgun sequence.
TCACCCCACGGGGGCATTGTTAGCCACTTTTGAATCTTCCAAACCAACTAAGACGTTTCAGTCAGTCTCAATTTTTGTATGGACCGTACCGATAATTTTAAATAACTTAAAAGAATGTATATAATATATATGAGAGCGGATCCGTAGATTTATTTCATAAATAGATTGTTTGGTACTTTGGTTGTATGCATTCGGATTCTAGCTTGGAGCGGCTCGCAATTGCGTTAGAGCGGGAAAGTCGTTCAATTTGTCACGATGTCCGTGGTATAGACTTCAACCGCCTTTCACCTTACCGACTTTTCTTACAATTAAAAACGACCATTACGAATTTGGTTTCAATAAAATAACAAAACCAACTAAAATTGTTACTTTGTCTTTCATATAAAAGAATCTTAAATATTTTGAAAAGCTGTACTGAATGTGAAAGATTAAGAATCTATGAGACAAGAGGACGTGGTCACTACTATTAGTGTTGACTTTTGAGAACACATCATTTTCCTGTGATTTTATACCTTTTGAGAGGCCCATTACTATTACATTTCACAGTTCATTTGTCTGAAATGGGTAATTGGGCCTTAAAATGAGGCCTTTGATTATTTAATAGTATATTTCCTTTGTTGATCTATATGATATAAGGTAGGCCACATTATTGTTGTGGTTGTTTGTTGGTGAGCGAATGACGATGGTTGGGCAACGTCCTCGCCGTGTTGAAGTCACGGCGGTTCCTATACTCCTAATACTAGTGGTGGTTCTCAGCGATCTGTCAATCTCCGTGGGAGCTGAGAAGTCGGTGTCGGCATTCGTGCAGAACGCCATTTTGTCCAACAAGATTGTCATCTTCTCCAAGTCCTACTGCCCGTAAATTTTCCTTTCTTGTCCCCGGAATTGAATTAGGATTCATATTAGTTTTAATCCGCGCTCCTTTAGAATCTGAATTTGATCGTTCTGTCTTTGATTAAGATTAAGAGCTGTGATTTTTTGTTTTGTTTGACTTTTGCTCTTTAGGTATTGCTTGCGCTCGAAACGCATTTTCAGAGAACTTAAGGAACAGCCTTTTGTCGTGGAGCTTGATCTCAGAGGTATGTACCACTTTCTTTTGTCCCCATTCTCTTTGTCTCTAGGAGGATTTGTTTTTACAATAAACAACTTGTCTTTTTGTGTGCAGAGGACGGAGATCAAATACAGTACGAGCTTCTGGAATTTGTTGGTCGCCGTACCGTCCCCCAAGTTTTTGTTAACGGCAAGCATATTGGTGGCTCTGATGGTATTAGCTCCAACCTCAAAAGTTTTATCCTTTTTCTAATCTACTTACCCAAAATCAAATCTGGATGCAGCTTTCCTTTTCTATAGTGTAAAGTAACGGCCTTTATCTTGCTTGCTTCAGATCTCGCAGATGCTGTGGAGAATGGTCAGTTGCAAAAGCTTCTTGCTGCTAGTTAGACTTTTCAGAAGGTGGATGGATGATCATGGACCTTATGTTGTGATCTAGAGGAATAGTGGAATCTTTTGTAGTGAACTTGAATCAATGAATTGGTTTGTCTCATGTTCACTGACTTGATTGCTCCTTATATATATATATATAATAATAAAGTTATGATGGGGCCTTGGTATAAACTCTTTTTATCTTTCCGTTATTGTACTGATCTATTCTGCTGATTGTTTGGCTTTTAGATCCCGTACTTGTGTGCCTTATTAGCGAATGCTTCATACGACAATGTCAAATCGGGGAAAGAATAGCAAGCACAAAAAAAACAATGATGATTTTGATTAGTCTTAGTTCAACAAGTCTACCAGTTTTCTTGCCTATGATGCCATTTCAAAGCACAATACTAGTTGTCTATTAGGAAGAGGTTTGTGACTTTTCTGGTGGCCAGAATCCTTTGGTTTTCCCTCTCGGTTCTTGGAGAAAGTTGGATGAATGTCCCTAGTACAGTGGCTTCCAACAAGTATTCTCTAAAAGAGGAGTAAGGCTGTCTCTAAAGCTGCTGTAAACCTGATCCTTATGTTGCTTTATTTCGTTGGAGGTTGTTGTTTTAGCAACTTCAGAACGTTTTCATACACAATGAATGTGATGTAAGAAGCAGGCACATTTTTCAAAAGATTAGCAGTTAAACCCTTGTAGAAACCTCTGAGACCCTCGAATCTGCAGATGAAGAAAGTTTCGTTCATATTTTCAGATACAATCAAAGACCAACAAAATAAATATGCTCTCTGACCTCGCGGTTTCTCTTATGACATGTAAGCTGTCTATATATCTTGGCATTCCGTTGGTACTAGGTCGTTGCTGAACAAAACAACAGAGGAATGTTTATGACAATCACACCTCACATATTTGCCAAAGATAAACGAGCTAATGATAATAAGAGTGAAGACATGATCGATAGGTGGTGGTACCTGTAATCTTGCTCGAATAACCTGAAAGGGATATGTAAGAAGAACTGCAGCGACTTTGGAGGAGCCTCCAAGTGCAGCATAATCTGCCGAGTTCTAATGCAAAAGGATAGGCGGGGGTGGGTATTAAGATTATTGGGTCCTATATAGCCTAACCTAAGCATCCACAATGTAGGGTGTGAAGAAGCAGAGGAACTCTGTACCAATAAATTATCAGCTGTGGATTCAGATTTTCTTCTCCTTTCTTTGAAATCCACAATGACTTTACGGAGTTCTTCATACGCTGTGAACTGAATAGCACCATGAGAAACCTGCTGAATAAACTTTATCAGAATCAAAACCTGTGGAGCTTATGGTAGCTTCATGAGCTGATATGACAGGGGAAAAAGATAGTGTGACTAACCAGTACAAGAGCAGGGACAATACCCTTGTAGAGCGCCCTGGGTCCTTCCTCTTTCATTATGGTTCTAAAGGCATCTGTGAAAATTCACAAACATTCAGAAAAGAAACATTCAGAAAAGAACACTAAAGAATGAAAACTGTAATATTCAGACCTAATAGGCCAGAGTAAGGTCGGGTTTGATGAAGAGGTGTCTGAAGCTGTAGTCTTGTTTTGACAAGCCAAATAGGATTTGTGCATAAACAGACCTGAAAGTATCATAAGCTTGAGATAAAGAGATAGATGTTTTAAAAGGTGTCAGTTAGTTATACAAACCAAGGCTCCAGCTTCAGCGGCAGAAGCAAGGTGAAGAGCAGGGCTGAGTTTCTCATCGTCGTCCCTGCTGCCTCTAGCGTATCTCTGTTTGGCTCTTCCATAACTAGAGAAACACAAGAGAGATGTGTTGAGGAAGATATTTAAAACAGAATGACCGCAACAACATCCTAAGAGAAAGGAGTTAATAAGTAAAAAAAGACACTCACAAGAAGAAGTATAAGCTCCAGGAAAGAGTAGAACCGATGACAGCAGGGAAGAAACCTGCATAAAGTCCTCTCAATCCCTAGGAAGGGATGATTATAAGAAAAGTTGCTCAAGGAGAAACATTGCATGAAAGTAACTAAGAGAGTTTCGTCTCTTTAAACCTCGATACGGGTAATGGTGAAGAGAGCGTGAGCTGTGTTCTTGTCCGTCGGGAGACTAGTACTTAATCCTCTTCCCTCATTCACTGTTTCAAACCAAAAACAAATTGACTTCTTTTTTTTTCTTTTGAGGGGAGTGGAAAAATGAGACCTTGGAATCTCGTACGAACAACATCAAGTGGGTGCATCGCAGCGACGGTGGTGAATCCCGCGACGGCGCCGGCGGTGGCGTTTTCCCACTGCCAATGCGCCACCATCAAAAGAATACTTGAATTCAATCAATATGACCTGAGGGCTATTGAGTACAGAGTTAATCGGAAGTTAAAGAGAGCAAAAGGACAGCTGATGGAAAGGTTCGTCGTCCTCCGGTATGATCTCCGACTCTGTGTGTGTTTCTTCAATACGACACCGTTTCAGTCGTTAGTGTTCTTCGTCGTCTACCAAGACCCAAGTCCAAATGTACTTTCAGCCACTCTTTTGAGGCCCAAATAGCTCCGAAGTGCACCTTTTTTTTTTATTATTCCCGCGAAGATCCCAATTCTTCAACCAGCATTTAACATTCGACCTTAACTTTTGTAATGCTCCTAAACACACCCCAATACTTTACTTTGATCGATAATTCAGGGGTCAACGAACTACTTTCGTATAGTAACAAGTGTATACAATTTTTCAACCTCATCATAATTGCACACAAATGAAGTATCTAAACTTATTACCCCACAATCAGAAAGATCGAAATCCCAAAACCACACCAAAATTTAAAGAACGAATTAAAATCGACAAATAGCGGTTTAAATTTGGTTTAGTATTCTTTGTTTTAAAACTTAACCAATGACTAACCAAATGAAAACTAAAACGACCCAATTAGAAAATCTAAACCGAATTAACACGACCTAATAAACCCAACCCGAGTTATTGTTCTTCGGTGGTTGTGTGTGTCTTTCTCTAGTTGGCTCCCTCTTTTTTTTTTCAGAAACCAAATATGGATTCATGGATTTTTCGATTTAAGGTTCGTAGATTATGAAATCGATTTGGAGATTTTTTTTAAGCTTGAGTAGGAGTTTCGGGTCGGGTCTGAAGTTGGATATGATGTGGGTCTGGTTTTAAATTTGATTAATTCTGATTTCGGTTTAGGTGCGGTTTAGTTTCTAAACCATTATAACCAAGTTAAACCTTCGTTTGTGTGGTTTTGGGTTTCAATCTTTTTGATTGGGGGTAATTGGTTTAGATACTTTGATTGTGTG
It encodes:
- the LOC106313755 gene encoding glutaredoxin-C3 — protein: MTMVGQRPRRVEVTAVPILLILVVVLSDLSISVGAEKSVSAFVQNAILSNKIVIFSKSYCPYCLRSKRIFRELKEQPFVVELDLREDGDQIQYELLEFVGRRTVPQVFVNGKHIGGSDDLADAVENGQLQKLLAAS
- the LOC106313754 gene encoding folate transporter 1, chloroplastic-like isoform X2, encoding MVAHWQWENATAGAVAGFTTVAAMHPLDVVRTRFQVNEGRGLSTSLPTDKNTAHALFTITRIEGLRGLYAGFFPAVIGSTLSWSLYFFFYGRAKQRYARGSRDDDEKLSPALHLASAAEAGALVCLCTNPIWLVKTRLQLQTPLHQTRPYSGLLDAFRTIMKEEGPRALYKGIVPALVLVSHGAIQFTAYEELRKVIVDFKERRRKSESTADNLLNSADYAALGGSSKVAAVLLTYPFQVIRARLQQRPSTNGMPRYIDSLHVIRETARFEGLRGFYKGLTANLLKNVPASYITFIVYENVLKLLKQQPPTK
- the LOC106313754 gene encoding folate transporter 1, chloroplastic-like isoform X1, with amino-acid sequence MVAHWQWENATAGAVAGFTTVAAMHPLDVVRTRFQVNEGRGLSTSLPTDKNTAHALFTITRIEGLRGLYAGFFPAVIGSTLSWSLYFFFYGRAKQRYARGSRDDDEKLSPALHLASAAEAGALVCLCTNPIWLVKTRLQLQTPLHQTRPYSGLLDAFRTIMKEEGPRALYKGIVPALVLQVSHGAIQFTAYEELRKVIVDFKERRRKSESTADNLLNSADYAALGGSSKVAAVLLTYPFQVIRARLQQRPSTNGMPRYIDSLHVIRETARFEGLRGFYKGLTANLLKNVPASYITFIVYENVLKLLKQQPPTK